One Micromonospora sp. WMMD1120 genomic region harbors:
- a CDS encoding MFS transporter gives MHALRRWWHDTAGGLPATFWYLWAGLLINRAGAFAMLFLSLYLTDVRGASESLAGTVVGAYGAGGAAGVLLGGVLADRWGRRATLLAAHLATVGLMVALAFSQHLLLIAVLSALIGVVHSMPSPAFVAAIVDVVPAERRSRAFNLQFWAFNLGMAVASLLAGVLAEASFTALFLVDAGATLTAAAVIGWKVPETLRLAARPTTTASGPTPASVRTRRPGLHTALTDRTFLVFVGLTFVLAVLTMQTSTIMPLAMRADGLGPSAYGVVVALGGALIVVGQLFVPRLIDRHRKDVVLAVSTALLALGFGVLAVADDLAVYLGAAVVWTVGSMLAAPPNAQINADLAPPLLRARYQSVFYLTFPAAAFVAPTLGGVSLQHLGDRHWLIVAGLGLLAALGHLLAGPPRERHVAALRRNATPVTTTERVPAP, from the coding sequence GTGCACGCCCTGCGGCGCTGGTGGCACGACACCGCGGGCGGCCTCCCCGCCACCTTCTGGTACCTCTGGGCCGGCCTGCTGATCAACCGGGCCGGCGCGTTCGCCATGCTGTTCCTCTCGCTCTACCTCACCGACGTACGCGGCGCCAGCGAGAGTCTCGCCGGCACCGTGGTCGGCGCGTACGGTGCCGGCGGAGCGGCCGGGGTGCTGCTCGGCGGGGTGCTCGCCGACCGGTGGGGCCGCCGGGCGACACTGCTCGCCGCACACCTGGCCACCGTGGGCCTGATGGTGGCGCTCGCCTTCAGCCAGCACCTGCTGCTGATCGCCGTGCTCTCCGCGTTGATCGGAGTGGTCCACTCGATGCCCAGCCCGGCGTTCGTCGCGGCGATCGTCGACGTGGTGCCGGCCGAGCGCCGCTCCCGGGCGTTCAACCTGCAGTTCTGGGCGTTCAACCTGGGCATGGCGGTCGCCTCGCTGCTCGCCGGGGTGTTGGCCGAGGCGAGCTTCACCGCCCTGTTCCTGGTGGACGCCGGCGCCACCCTGACCGCCGCCGCCGTCATCGGCTGGAAGGTGCCGGAGACCCTACGGCTGGCCGCCCGGCCGACCACCACCGCGTCGGGGCCCACCCCGGCGTCGGTGCGGACCCGCCGGCCCGGACTGCACACCGCGCTCACCGACCGCACCTTCCTCGTCTTCGTCGGGCTCACCTTCGTGCTGGCCGTGCTCACCATGCAGACGTCGACGATCATGCCGCTGGCCATGCGCGCGGACGGCCTGGGCCCGTCGGCGTACGGGGTGGTGGTGGCACTGGGTGGGGCGCTCATCGTGGTGGGGCAACTGTTCGTGCCCCGGTTGATCGACAGGCACCGCAAGGACGTCGTGCTGGCCGTCTCGACAGCGCTGCTCGCGCTCGGTTTCGGGGTGCTCGCCGTCGCCGACGACCTGGCCGTCTACCTCGGCGCCGCAGTGGTCTGGACGGTCGGTTCGATGCTCGCCGCCCCGCCCAACGCGCAGATCAACGCCGACCTGGCACCTCCGCTGCTGCGGGCGCGCTACCAGTCGGTCTTCTATCTGACCTTCCCGGCGGCGGCCTTCGTCGCGCCCACCCTCGGCGGCGTGAGCCTGCAACACCTCGGCGACCGGCACTGGCTGATCGTGGCCGGGCTGGGCCTCCTGGCCGCGCTCGGGCATCTGCTCGCCGGACCGCCCAGGGAGCGGCACGTCGCCGCGCTCCGCCGGAACGCGACGCCCGTCACGACCACAGAACGGGTGCCGGCGCCGTAA
- a CDS encoding TetR/AcrR family transcriptional regulator, producing MSAQRTPAGSARDRIMDTAFRLFYAHGPRGVGVDTVIAESGVAKATLYKHFPRKDDLVLAYLDRVDQVWFGALRAAARDAGDEPRDQLVGMFDALASACRRDGYHGCAFINTAAESPASGAVHARTVEHKTVVRAWVTELARKAGAPDPELLARQLTLLIDGGLASGVLDGDPAIAEAARQSARTLVDSALDRPARSGQRPPGAG from the coding sequence ATGTCCGCGCAGCGCACGCCGGCCGGCTCGGCCCGGGACCGGATCATGGACACCGCGTTCCGGCTCTTCTATGCGCACGGCCCCCGTGGCGTGGGGGTGGACACTGTCATCGCCGAGTCGGGCGTGGCCAAGGCGACGCTCTACAAGCACTTTCCCCGCAAGGACGACCTGGTGCTGGCGTACCTGGACAGGGTCGACCAGGTGTGGTTCGGCGCGTTACGGGCGGCGGCCCGCGATGCCGGCGACGAGCCGCGCGACCAGCTCGTCGGGATGTTCGACGCCCTCGCCAGCGCCTGTCGCCGGGACGGCTACCACGGCTGCGCGTTCATCAACACGGCCGCCGAGTCGCCAGCCAGCGGAGCGGTGCACGCCCGCACCGTCGAGCACAAGACCGTCGTCCGGGCCTGGGTGACCGAGCTGGCCCGCAAGGCCGGCGCACCCGACCCGGAGCTGCTCGCCCGGCAGCTCACCCTGCTGATCGACGGCGGGCTCGCCAGCGGCGTGCTGGACGGCGATCCGGCGATCGCCGAGGCGGCCCGGCAGAGCGCCCGCACGCTCGTCGACAGCGCCCTGGACCGACCCGCGCGGTCGGGACAGCGGCCGCCTGGGGCCGGCTAG
- a CDS encoding NAD(P)-binding domain-containing protein — MRIAVLGTGSVGQAIAARTAELGHQVTIGTRDVAATQAGAYAAWAAEHSEVGLATMAAAAADAELVVNATSGNGSLAALTAAGAENLSGKVLLDVANPLDFSAGFPPSLTVQNTDSLAERIQREFPHAKVVKSLNTMTAELMVHPRQLADGAHSVFVSGDDAEAKRVVTELLVSFGHTDVIDLGDLSTARGAEMLVPLWVRLYGRLDTAIFNIRVVR, encoded by the coding sequence ATGCGCATCGCAGTTCTCGGCACCGGCTCGGTGGGGCAGGCCATCGCGGCCCGCACGGCGGAGCTGGGCCACCAGGTCACCATCGGCACCCGGGACGTCGCGGCCACCCAGGCCGGCGCGTACGCCGCCTGGGCCGCCGAGCACTCCGAGGTCGGCCTGGCGACCATGGCCGCCGCGGCAGCCGACGCCGAGCTGGTGGTCAACGCCACCAGTGGGAACGGCTCCCTGGCGGCGCTCACCGCGGCCGGCGCGGAGAACCTGTCCGGCAAGGTCCTGCTCGACGTCGCCAACCCGCTCGACTTCAGCGCGGGCTTCCCGCCCTCCCTGACGGTGCAGAACACCGACTCCCTCGCCGAGCGGATCCAGCGGGAGTTTCCGCACGCCAAGGTGGTCAAGTCGCTCAACACGATGACCGCGGAGCTGATGGTCCACCCACGCCAGCTCGCCGACGGCGCCCACAGCGTCTTCGTCTCGGGCGACGACGCCGAGGCCAAGCGGGTCGTCACCGAGCTGCTCGTCAGCTTCGGGCACACCGACGTGATCGACCTCGGGGACCTCTCCACCGCGCGGGGCGCCGAGATGCTGGTGCCGCTCTGGGTGCGGCTCTACGGCCGGCTCGACACCGCGATCTTCAACATCAGGGTCGTCCGCTGA
- the mshA gene encoding D-inositol-3-phosphate glycosyltransferase, with product MADMHTGVGRQRGARPWPRPRRIATLSVHTSPLHQPGTGDAGGMNVYILEVARRLAEADVEVEIFTRATSGDLPPVVEMAPGVQVRHITSGPLEGLTKEELPGQLCAFTAGVLRAEASRPPGHYDLIHSHYWLSGQVGWLAKERWGVPLVHTAHTLAKVKNSQLAAGDRPEPKARVIGEEQVVAEADRLVANTRFEASDLIHRYDADPSRVSVVQPGVDLARFRPASGDRFAAARQARRRLGLPVDGYVVAFVGRIQPLKAPDVLIRAVAALRERDPALSERLTVVICGGPSGSGLDRPTALIELAANSGVADGVRFLPPLTGDDLPALYRAADLVAVPSHNESFGLVALEAQACGTPVLAAAVGGLVTAVRDQVSGILINGHDPVDWARTLARLLPNRALRAVLARGAEQHARHFSWDRTVTGLLGVYGEAIAAHRARLAADLACDPALSCSW from the coding sequence GTGGCGGACATGCACACCGGTGTCGGGCGTCAGCGGGGTGCCCGACCGTGGCCTCGACCCCGCCGCATCGCCACCCTGTCGGTGCACACCTCCCCGCTGCACCAGCCCGGCACGGGCGACGCCGGCGGGATGAACGTCTACATCCTCGAGGTCGCCCGGCGACTGGCCGAGGCCGACGTGGAGGTGGAGATCTTCACCCGGGCCACCTCCGGCGACCTGCCCCCGGTGGTGGAGATGGCCCCCGGCGTGCAGGTCCGGCACATCACCTCCGGCCCGCTGGAGGGCCTCACCAAGGAGGAGCTGCCCGGCCAGCTCTGCGCCTTCACCGCCGGGGTGCTGCGCGCCGAGGCGTCCCGCCCGCCCGGGCACTACGACCTCATCCACTCGCACTACTGGCTCTCCGGCCAGGTGGGCTGGTTGGCGAAGGAACGGTGGGGCGTGCCGCTGGTGCACACCGCGCACACCCTGGCCAAGGTCAAGAACTCCCAGCTCGCCGCCGGCGACCGGCCGGAGCCCAAGGCCCGGGTGATCGGCGAGGAGCAGGTGGTCGCCGAGGCCGACCGGCTGGTCGCCAACACCCGGTTCGAGGCCAGCGACCTCATCCACAGGTACGACGCCGACCCGAGCCGGGTGTCCGTCGTCCAGCCGGGCGTCGATCTGGCCCGGTTCCGGCCCGCGTCGGGTGACCGGTTCGCGGCCGCCCGCCAGGCCCGTCGCCGGCTGGGGCTTCCGGTCGACGGGTACGTTGTCGCCTTCGTCGGCCGGATCCAGCCACTCAAGGCGCCGGACGTGCTGATCCGCGCGGTCGCCGCGCTGCGGGAGCGCGACCCGGCGCTGTCCGAGCGGCTGACAGTGGTGATCTGTGGTGGGCCCAGCGGCAGCGGGTTGGACCGGCCGACCGCGCTGATCGAGCTGGCGGCCAACTCCGGGGTCGCCGACGGCGTACGCTTCCTGCCGCCGCTCACCGGTGACGACCTGCCGGCCCTGTACCGGGCGGCCGACCTGGTCGCGGTGCCGTCCCACAACGAGTCGTTCGGCCTGGTCGCCCTGGAGGCACAGGCCTGCGGTACGCCGGTCCTGGCGGCCGCCGTCGGCGGACTGGTCACCGCGGTACGCGACCAGGTCAGCGGCATCCTGATCAACGGGCACGACCCGGTCGACTGGGCCCGCACGCTGGCCCGCCTGCTGCCCAACCGGGCCCTGCGGGCGGTGCTGGCCCGGGGCGCCGAGCAGCACGCCCGGCACTTCTCCTGGGACCGTACCGTCACAGGTCTGCTCGGCGTCTACGGCGAGGCGATCGCCGCGCACCGCGCCCGGCTCGCGGCCGACCTCGCCTGCGACCCGGCGCTCTCCTGCTCCTGGTGA
- the phoU gene encoding phosphate signaling complex protein PhoU codes for MRDEFRADLQIVSQLLVDMAEGVRAAMRQATRALLTADRQAAETVIERDAEIDDLYRHVEERVCDLLARQAPVASDLRAMITALHVAADLERMGDLAEHVAKTALRRHPSPAVPAELRAVFTEMSEIADRMAVKIGSVLAKPDADLAGELDRDDDAMDELHKNLFAVLLGDDWPYGVETAIDATLLGRFYERFADHAVNAGEHVIYLITGQNSPATT; via the coding sequence ATGCGCGACGAGTTCCGGGCCGACCTCCAGATCGTCAGCCAACTGCTGGTGGACATGGCGGAGGGCGTCCGCGCCGCCATGCGCCAGGCCACCCGGGCACTGCTCACCGCCGACCGGCAGGCCGCCGAGACGGTCATCGAGCGGGACGCCGAGATCGACGACCTCTACCGGCACGTCGAGGAGCGGGTCTGCGACCTGCTCGCCCGGCAGGCGCCGGTCGCCTCCGACCTGCGGGCGATGATCACCGCGCTGCACGTCGCCGCCGACCTGGAACGGATGGGTGACCTGGCCGAGCACGTGGCGAAGACCGCGCTGCGCCGGCACCCCTCGCCGGCCGTACCGGCCGAGCTGCGGGCGGTCTTCACCGAGATGTCCGAGATCGCCGACCGGATGGCCGTGAAGATCGGTTCGGTGCTGGCGAAGCCCGACGCCGACCTCGCCGGCGAGCTGGACCGCGACGACGACGCCATGGACGAGCTGCACAAGAACCTGTTCGCGGTGCTGCTCGGCGACGACTGGCCGTACGGGGTGGAGACGGCGATCGACGCCACCCTGCTCGGCCGCTTCTACGAGCGCTTCGCCGACCACGCGGTGAACGCCGGCGAGCACGTCATCTACCTGATCACCGGGCAGAACAGCCCCGCCACCACCTGA
- a CDS encoding MFS transporter — protein sequence MRTMRTWFRDTTGGLPTTFWYLWSGTLINRLGSFVLVFLAIYLTQERGFSPSQAGLVIGLWGVGGAFGTTAGGTLADRWGRRPTLLTAHVGAAAMMLALGLARDLWAVALGALLLGMFAEAARPAFGAMMIDVVPARDRLRAFSLNYWAINLGFACAAVLAGLAAQADYLLLFVVDAGTMLITALIIFVKVPETQQVRSATAAATKAPGGALRTILTDRVYLGFVALNLFAALVFLQHISMLPIAMGDSGLSPATYGSVIALNGVLIVVGQLFVPRLIRGRSRSHVLALASVVMGVGFGLTALAGTAWFYGLTVLIWTVGEMLNSPSNSTLIAELSPAELRGRYQGVFSLSWQIAGASAPILGGLVREHAGNDALWYGCAALGALTAVAHLVSGPARERRATELRHSGEALAPVRADRAAQPAEAAV from the coding sequence ATGCGGACGATGCGGACCTGGTTCCGGGACACCACCGGCGGACTGCCGACCACCTTCTGGTACCTGTGGTCCGGCACACTGATCAACCGGCTCGGCTCGTTCGTCCTCGTCTTCCTAGCGATCTACCTGACCCAGGAGCGCGGGTTCTCGCCCTCCCAGGCCGGCCTGGTGATCGGGCTGTGGGGCGTCGGCGGGGCCTTCGGCACGACCGCCGGCGGCACCCTGGCGGACCGGTGGGGCCGCCGGCCGACGTTGCTCACCGCCCACGTGGGCGCGGCAGCCATGATGCTGGCGCTCGGGCTGGCCCGGGACCTCTGGGCGGTGGCGCTCGGGGCACTGCTGCTCGGCATGTTCGCCGAGGCGGCCCGGCCCGCCTTCGGGGCGATGATGATCGACGTGGTGCCGGCAAGGGACCGGCTGCGGGCCTTCTCGCTCAACTACTGGGCGATCAACCTGGGTTTCGCGTGCGCCGCCGTCCTCGCCGGGCTGGCCGCGCAGGCCGACTACCTGCTGCTGTTCGTTGTCGACGCCGGCACCATGCTGATCACCGCGCTGATCATCTTCGTCAAGGTGCCGGAGACCCAACAGGTCCGCTCGGCGACCGCCGCCGCGACGAAGGCGCCGGGTGGCGCGCTGCGCACGATCCTCACCGACCGCGTGTACCTCGGGTTCGTGGCCCTCAACCTGTTCGCCGCGCTGGTGTTCCTCCAGCACATCTCGATGCTGCCGATCGCGATGGGCGACAGCGGCCTGAGCCCGGCCACCTACGGCTCGGTGATCGCGCTCAACGGCGTCCTCATCGTGGTCGGCCAACTGTTCGTTCCCCGCCTGATCCGCGGGCGCAGCCGCTCCCACGTGCTGGCACTGGCCTCCGTGGTGATGGGCGTCGGCTTCGGGCTGACCGCGCTCGCCGGCACCGCCTGGTTCTACGGGCTGACGGTGCTGATCTGGACGGTCGGCGAGATGCTGAACTCGCCGTCCAACTCCACGCTGATCGCCGAGCTGTCCCCGGCCGAGCTGCGCGGGCGCTACCAGGGCGTGTTCTCGCTCTCCTGGCAGATCGCCGGCGCCAGCGCACCGATCCTCGGCGGCCTGGTCCGGGAGCACGCGGGCAACGACGCGCTCTGGTACGGCTGCGCCGCGCTGGGCGCCCTGACCGCCGTGGCCCACCTGGTGTCGGGCCCGGCCCGGGAGCGGCGCGCCACCGAGCTGCGCCACTCCGGCGAGGCGTTGGCCCCGGTCCGCGCCGATCGGGCGGCGCAGCCCGCCGAGGCCGCCGTCTGA
- a CDS encoding class I SAM-dependent methyltransferase gives MSGAARHRPLGVVTRGTTNPNRLRRVDNWIVATCADRLLAAADPLVVDLGYGATPVTAVELRARLAAGVRPDVRLVGLEIDPARVAAAASAADPPRLTFARGGFELAGLRPVLVRAFNVLRQYDESQVPDAWRTITAALAPGGALVEGTCDELGRLASWLLIDADGPRTLTLAAKLTTLSSPAELAERLPKALIHRNVPGEPVYALIRALDDAWQAAAPYATFGPRQRWVQAVTRLRQTGWPVLHNRTRWRQGELTLPWPLP, from the coding sequence ATGAGTGGCGCGGCACGGCACCGGCCGCTCGGCGTGGTCACCCGGGGCACGACCAACCCGAACCGGCTGCGTCGGGTGGACAACTGGATCGTCGCCACCTGTGCCGACCGGCTGCTGGCGGCGGCCGACCCCCTGGTCGTCGACCTCGGCTACGGCGCCACCCCGGTGACCGCAGTGGAACTGCGGGCTCGACTCGCGGCCGGGGTCCGTCCGGACGTACGCCTGGTCGGCCTGGAGATCGACCCGGCCCGGGTGGCCGCCGCGGCGTCGGCCGCCGACCCGCCCCGGCTGACATTCGCCCGAGGTGGGTTCGAGTTGGCCGGGCTCCGGCCGGTGCTGGTCCGCGCGTTCAACGTCCTCCGACAGTACGACGAGAGCCAGGTGCCGGACGCCTGGCGGACCATCACCGCAGCCCTCGCACCCGGCGGGGCGCTCGTCGAGGGCACGTGCGACGAGTTGGGGCGCCTGGCCAGTTGGCTGCTGATCGACGCGGACGGTCCTCGGACACTGACTCTCGCGGCGAAGCTCACCACCCTGAGCAGCCCCGCCGAGTTGGCCGAGCGCCTGCCGAAGGCCCTGATCCACCGCAACGTCCCCGGTGAGCCGGTGTACGCGCTGATCCGCGCTCTGGACGACGCCTGGCAGGCCGCCGCCCCCTACGCCACCTTCGGCCCCCGGCAGCGCTGGGTCCAGGCGGTGACCCGCCTACGGCAGACAGGCTGGCCCGTCCTGCACAACCGAACCCGCTGGCGCCAGGGCGAACTAACCCTCCCCTGGCCCCTCCCCTAA
- a CDS encoding YbjN domain-containing protein, with translation MSPKSDLATLIESVCAERDLAWESTGPDSYAVTLPGTHKLKTICNLIVGDHALRIEAFVMRQPDERREELWAWLLQRNARMYGVSFSTDAVGDVYLTGRVNPAGVDADELDRLLGAVLTYADESFDTMLEIGFGSSIRREYEWRVKRGESTANLAAFAHLFEPSGTASNPA, from the coding sequence ATGAGCCCGAAGAGCGATCTCGCGACCCTGATCGAGTCGGTCTGCGCCGAGCGGGACCTGGCCTGGGAGTCGACCGGCCCCGACTCGTACGCGGTGACGCTGCCGGGCACCCACAAGCTCAAGACGATCTGCAACCTGATCGTCGGCGACCACGCGCTGCGGATCGAGGCGTTCGTGATGCGCCAGCCGGACGAGCGCCGTGAGGAGCTGTGGGCCTGGCTGTTGCAGCGCAACGCCCGGATGTACGGCGTCTCGTTCTCCACCGACGCGGTCGGTGACGTCTACCTGACCGGGCGGGTCAACCCGGCCGGCGTGGACGCCGACGAGTTGGACAGGCTGCTCGGCGCCGTGCTCACGTACGCCGACGAGTCGTTCGACACGATGCTGGAGATCGGCTTCGGCAGTTCGATCCGGCGCGAGTACGAGTGGCGCGTCAAGCGGGGTGAGTCGACGGCCAACCTGGCCGCGTTCGCCCACCTCTTCGAGCCCTCCGGCACCGCCTCCAACCCCGCCTGA
- a CDS encoding response regulator transcription factor, which produces MSRVLVVEDEESFSDALSYMLRKEGFEVSVAATGTDALTEFDRTGADIVLLDLMLPEMSGTEVCRQLRQRSAVPIIMVTARDSEIDKVVGLEIGADDYVTKPYSPRELVARIRAVLRRQSPEVADVGAPTLAAGPVRMDIERHVVTVDGGAVQLPLKEFELLELLLRNAGRVLTRGQLIDRVWGADYVGDTKTLDVHVKRLRSKIEPEPSAPRFIVTVRGLGYKFEP; this is translated from the coding sequence TTGAGCCGCGTTCTGGTGGTCGAGGACGAGGAGTCGTTCTCCGACGCCCTGTCGTACATGCTCCGTAAGGAGGGTTTCGAGGTGTCGGTCGCCGCGACCGGGACCGACGCCCTCACCGAGTTCGACCGGACCGGCGCGGACATCGTGCTGCTCGACCTGATGTTGCCCGAGATGTCGGGGACCGAGGTCTGCCGGCAGTTGCGGCAGCGGTCTGCGGTGCCGATCATCATGGTCACCGCCCGGGACAGCGAGATCGACAAGGTGGTCGGGCTGGAGATCGGCGCCGACGACTACGTCACCAAGCCGTACTCGCCGCGCGAGCTGGTCGCCCGGATCCGGGCGGTGTTGCGCCGGCAGAGCCCGGAGGTGGCGGACGTGGGTGCCCCGACGCTGGCCGCCGGGCCGGTGCGGATGGACATCGAGCGGCACGTGGTCACCGTCGACGGCGGGGCCGTGCAGTTGCCGCTGAAGGAGTTCGAGCTGCTGGAGCTGCTGCTGCGCAACGCGGGTCGGGTGCTGACCCGCGGGCAGCTCATCGACCGGGTCTGGGGGGCCGACTACGTCGGTGACACCAAGACGTTGGACGTGCACGTCAAGCGGCTGCGCTCCAAGATCGAGCCGGAGCCGTCCGCGCCGCGCTTCATCGTGACCGTCCGGGGCCTGGGCTACAAGTTCGAGCCGTGA
- a CDS encoding SDR family oxidoreductase — translation MTAVAIVTGASSGIGAATARRLAAEGFHVLAAARRAERLADLVAEIAAAGGRATAVTCDVTSDESVAGLAEAAARAPGPVTVLVNNAGGARGLDPVETGSVTDWQWMYDVNVLGTLRVTQALLPALEASGSGTIVVVSSTAGQVVYEGGGGYAAAKHAQTAIAGTLRLELCGRPLRVIEIDPGMVKTDEFGLVRFDGDAERAAAVYAGVPDPLVAEDVADCVVWCATRPEHVNVDRLVVRPRAQAAQHKVYRVGN, via the coding sequence ATGACAGCAGTCGCCATCGTCACCGGAGCGTCCAGCGGGATCGGCGCGGCCACCGCCCGCCGACTGGCCGCCGAGGGCTTCCACGTCCTCGCCGCCGCCCGCCGCGCCGAACGGCTCGCCGACCTGGTCGCCGAGATCGCCGCCGCCGGCGGGCGGGCCACCGCGGTGACCTGCGACGTCACCTCCGACGAGTCGGTGGCCGGGCTGGCCGAGGCCGCCGCCCGGGCGCCCGGGCCGGTCACAGTGCTGGTCAACAACGCCGGCGGAGCGCGCGGGCTGGACCCGGTGGAGACCGGCTCGGTCACCGACTGGCAGTGGATGTACGACGTCAACGTGCTCGGCACCCTGCGGGTCACCCAGGCGCTGCTGCCGGCGCTGGAGGCGTCCGGCTCGGGCACGATAGTGGTGGTCTCCTCCACCGCCGGCCAGGTCGTCTACGAGGGTGGTGGCGGCTACGCCGCCGCGAAGCACGCGCAGACCGCCATCGCCGGCACACTCCGCCTGGAGCTGTGCGGCCGACCGCTGCGGGTGATCGAGATCGACCCGGGGATGGTGAAGACCGACGAGTTCGGGTTGGTCCGCTTCGACGGCGACGCCGAGCGGGCCGCCGCCGTCTACGCCGGAGTGCCGGATCCGCTGGTGGCGGAGGACGTCGCCGACTGCGTCGTCTGGTGCGCCACCCGCCCGGAGCACGTGAACGTGGACCGGCTGGTGGTCCGACCCCGGGCGCAGGCCGCCCAGCACAAGGTGTACCGCGTCGGCAACTGA
- a CDS encoding ATP-binding protein, with protein MEWAVAVVVAVALVAGVAAGFLLPRMMGRPAIADEQQTGLGRRTIDSLRAGVVVLDDDDVPVLINPAARAMGLLRTGSTPGSIAAHPLIRTLAGQVRRTGVRREIELDLPRGRDSAGENPLGVHLRAMGLGNGFIAVEAVDVTEAHRLTRVRRDFVANVSHELKTPIGALQLLAEALLDATEPADVAAPDLSEDLVAARRFAERIQHESTRLGRLVQELLELTRLQGAEPQPPPEPVALDWVIAEVVDRTRTTASARGIEVLIEGQRGLTAYGSDSQLATAVANLVENAINYSGENTTVRVTLAGDDEHVEIAVADQGIGIAPTDVDRIFERFYRADQARSRATGGTGLGLAIVKHIASNHGGRVEVSSTLGGGSTFTLRLPASPPDDLLATLPPVGIESGPAGLRQV; from the coding sequence GTGGAGTGGGCGGTGGCGGTCGTGGTGGCCGTGGCGTTGGTGGCCGGGGTGGCCGCCGGTTTCCTGCTGCCCCGGATGATGGGGAGGCCCGCGATAGCCGACGAGCAGCAGACCGGGCTCGGTCGCCGGACGATCGACTCGCTCCGGGCCGGTGTCGTGGTCCTGGACGACGACGACGTTCCCGTGCTGATCAACCCGGCCGCCCGCGCGATGGGGCTGCTGCGCACCGGCAGTACGCCCGGCTCGATCGCCGCGCACCCGCTGATCCGTACCCTTGCCGGTCAGGTGCGCCGCACCGGCGTGCGGCGCGAGATCGAGCTGGACCTGCCCCGGGGTCGCGACAGCGCGGGAGAGAACCCGCTGGGCGTGCACCTGCGGGCGATGGGTCTCGGCAACGGCTTCATCGCGGTCGAAGCGGTCGACGTGACCGAGGCGCACCGGCTGACCCGCGTACGACGGGACTTCGTGGCGAATGTCAGCCACGAGTTGAAGACCCCGATCGGGGCCCTGCAGCTACTCGCCGAGGCGCTGCTGGACGCGACCGAGCCGGCCGACGTCGCGGCGCCGGACCTCTCCGAGGACCTGGTGGCGGCCCGCCGGTTCGCCGAGCGGATCCAGCACGAGTCGACCCGGCTGGGCCGGCTGGTGCAGGAGTTGCTGGAGTTGACCCGGTTGCAGGGGGCCGAGCCGCAGCCGCCACCGGAGCCGGTCGCGCTGGACTGGGTGATCGCCGAGGTGGTCGACCGGACCCGCACCACCGCCTCCGCCCGGGGGATCGAGGTGTTGATCGAGGGTCAGCGCGGTCTCACCGCGTACGGCAGCGACTCCCAGCTCGCCACCGCGGTGGCGAACCTCGTGGAGAACGCCATCAACTACTCCGGTGAGAACACCACAGTGCGGGTGACCCTCGCCGGCGACGACGAGCACGTCGAGATCGCCGTCGCCGACCAGGGCATCGGCATCGCGCCCACCGACGTCGACCGGATCTTCGAGCGGTTCTACCGGGCCGACCAGGCCCGCTCGCGGGCGACCGGCGGCACCGGGCTCGGCCTGGCGATCGTGAAACACATAGCGAGCAACCATGGCGGACGGGTCGAGGTGTCGAGCACTCTTGGTGGGGGGTCGACGTTCACCCTCCGGCTGCCCGCCAGTCCACCGGACGACCTCCTGGCGACACTGCCGCCGGTTGGGATCGAGTCCGGTCCGGCCGGGCTACGGCAGGTCTGA
- a CDS encoding phosphoglyceromutase, giving the protein MTASEGPTVGTLVLLRHGESDWNAKNLFTGWVDVDLTEKGEGEARRGGELLREHSLLPDVVHTSVMRRAIRTAELALNAADRHWIAVRRSWRLNERHYGALQGKNKKQTLDEYGEEQFMLWRRSYDTPPPPINDNDEWSQVGDPRYALLPTELMPRTECLKDVVERMLPYWYDSIVPDILAGRTVLVAAHGNSLRALVKHLDQISDEAIAKLNIPTGIPLRYDLDPQLRPLTLGGTYLDPTAAKEAAAAVANQGR; this is encoded by the coding sequence ATGACTGCGAGCGAAGGGCCCACCGTCGGGACGCTGGTCCTGCTGCGCCACGGTGAGAGCGACTGGAATGCCAAGAACCTCTTCACCGGCTGGGTGGACGTCGACCTGACCGAGAAGGGCGAGGGTGAGGCGCGACGCGGCGGCGAGCTGCTGCGCGAGCACAGCCTGCTGCCGGACGTGGTGCACACGAGCGTGATGCGCCGCGCCATCCGCACCGCCGAGCTGGCGCTCAACGCCGCCGACCGGCACTGGATCGCCGTACGCCGGTCGTGGCGGCTCAACGAGCGGCACTACGGCGCCCTGCAGGGCAAGAACAAGAAGCAGACCCTCGACGAGTACGGCGAGGAGCAGTTCATGCTCTGGCGCCGGTCGTACGACACGCCTCCGCCACCGATCAACGACAACGACGAGTGGTCGCAGGTGGGCGACCCGCGGTACGCGTTGCTGCCGACCGAGCTGATGCCACGTACCGAGTGCCTCAAGGACGTCGTCGAGCGGATGCTGCCCTACTGGTACGACTCGATCGTGCCGGACATCCTGGCCGGCCGGACGGTGCTGGTGGCGGCGCACGGCAACTCGCTGCGTGCGCTGGTCAAGCACCTCGACCAGATCTCCGACGAGGCGATCGCCAAGCTCAACATCCCGACCGGCATCCCGCTGCGCTACGACCTCGACCCGCAGCTGCGCCCGCTCACACTGGGCGGCACCTACCTCGACCCCACGGCGGCGAAGGAGGCCGCCGCGGCGGTCGCCAACCAGGGCCGGTGA